The genomic stretch AGTCAATATGTCTTTCTTTGATTCAGCttcaaatttggaattttttatttaacctagTCCAATAGTTCTAGCAGGAATAAAAACTATTCCGACCgttgttatatttaatactcAGATATGACTGATCAGATATATTCATTAAAGTAAGTAAGATTGCaactttttccaatttttatcACCCTCAATTGTAACCTAACCAAGCTATATTATACAGCCTTCAAAGATTGGTAGGGTATCAACTGTAACTCTGGAAATCCCCATCATTACGTTCCAAGTATTCCAGCCTACATCAGTACACTGTAGTTTCTCACGCAACAGATTTGACATGATTGGCTGTCAGGTGCTGGAGAGGAGTTTCCCTGCGGCAAGTGCGGCAAACTCTACAAGCACAAGCGCTCCCTCTGGCTTCATCTTCGTTACGAGTGCGGCAAGCCTCCGCAGTTCGCTTGTCCCCACTGCACCTACAGAGCGAAGCAGAAGGGTAACCTCAACGCTCACATCATGCTCAAACATTACTCTTTAACTCTATAAGTTGTTCTATGGTGCTACAGTAGAAATGGTGCTCTATTCAATGTACATTATGTTGACACACTTCGTAAACATTTCATTACAGTGTCACTGAAGTTGATTTGTTTATAGTGTTCAGGGGTCAAAATCCCTTGAGATCtttctattattatataatttacagatAAGTGTTTATGCTCAATGCGTTATGGTTATGATATCAGTATagtatcaaatattattttacgtgcttttatttaattcaaaataaaattatttgtagacttttattatcaatttaaaacacaTCGTCTGAACTCATATATGCGCAAATTAGAGATATATACAGTTGATTTAAAATTGTAGATAGCTTGAAAACTCTCCTTAGCCTAACAcagtatataaataagttattataaagttaatttgtatAACGCcacaatatgttatattttcaaattaaggttttgttaactgtaataaaacgtaatagatagtattaaatattttttatacatattatatttaaataaaatgcaaagGAATGGAAGTTACTATTACAGGCCTTATTTTGCGATATATGTAATATTACTTACCTATTACTATTACTGTAATATTGCTATTGATCGTATTATATACAAACAACCCCAAAAGTGTAATAGTattcatttttttcatatataataacaaataagtcTATTACATTAGAATAAAAGTTTGTACACTAGTTCATCAAAGGCATAACTAGTTTAAAATTGGCATAACATGTATATTAGATCATAAGAttatcttttctttcttttttgtcaataatacttactatatttcagttatatttattatttaacaatactaTGATTATTTAAGGatagtataaacatttaataactgTAAGGTACAATTTGTAAacgttttaagtaataaatactgAAGTAAGtacatattaatgaaatattaaaattagtttttactaagaaaattaatataattgaggagaaagttaaatgtttagttttctcATACAAATGAGTATTCGTTttcaaactaatttaataaaagcttttttaatcgaggtttaaaaaaacttatattatctTATAGATTATGGATGAGTGACATGTTTATAATAAAGCAAAATGTCTTGAAAAAAGtctgtttagtttttttgagATTTTGTGATTACTAAACGGTTAAGTTTCGTATATAATTGTTATGTGTCAAGAGTATTATGGAATAAAGCCAATTGTTTTGGTTAATTGTCATATATGTTTAGTTCAGTATTAATACATTCTTAAAGAATACCTTGTGGAAATAACCTTTGGGTTTGGGTAGGAATTCTTTGGTCTTCTAAATATACACAGTTGTATaagaaactgtttaaatatttgttctgtGGCAGTTTTCTTCGAACGGTTGACTTTTTAGGCAACCCCTATTACAAGTACGTTATACTTTAATTTAGAggatctattattttaaataggtcAGGTTTAGTGGCATAATTTTGTAATAAGCCATCACATAATTTCCTATTTGTAAGCTACATGTTTTCAGGTAACCTTGTCATGTGCTATAGAAATCTAGTAAAGCTGCTTAAAATGACATAAAATGTGTTACTAGTTTCTTCTATGTCTTGCTTTTCTGTCAAATGGAGAAATAAATTTGGCTTTTTCGTTTTCATTGGGAAATGTTCATCTCTGCTTCCTAGTATCTGCAGCGCTGTATTCTACTTGGTCAGCGGTTTTGTCGTCATTGGGATGTAGAATACAGTACACTCTCGGTTATCCGGCTTATTTCGAACAGTGATCTTTCTCACTTTATGTGGCGTTGGTTTTCACTTTTACCTCATCCCAAGAAGGACGCTGTTAATTGGTTAATTAGgcgttatataatattaacatgaGAATACACTGATTGGCCgcattaattaatgttttaaacatcaTGAAAGTACACAGATTGGTTTGAAATCGATTATTCAGTGTAACTCGGAGAGTCGGATAACCGAGGTTTTACTGTGTTTGTGATGCTTTAAAGTGTTCTAACAGCAAGAATGTGCCAGGTTCTCCCAGGCGCTTGTTCTCGTGCCAGCGCTGCGGCAAGGTGTACAAGCATGCCCAGTCACTCCACAAGCACCAGCGGTACGAGTGCGGCAAGGAGGCTCAGTTCTCGTGCTTGCATTGTCCTTACAAGGCAAAGCAGAAGAGCAACCTCACGTCCCATATGGTTATCAAGCACGCTATGCCGCCCAGACACCCTgcattttagaatataatttaattggttatgtttttttgattatttaaagaaataaatttgctGTTTTTATGAGATTGTTtggtgtattttatattaacctactgtaaaagtgtttataattgtTCGTAAAAGATTTCACGCAGGTAGAGGTTACGCCCTCTACGATTGTGTGTCAAGCAAGGTCATCTTCGcgtctattaatttttaaatgtgaaatcataatattgtacaatataagaTCTGTTGCCGCTGATAATTCAAAAGAAATCTTGTTCAAATGTCTCCTAAAGCTCAATAACACTATGCATCTCTCAGTGAAGACATCCATGAAGTGTTGATCGAGATTTACCTCCTTGAGCTCAAAAGAAACCGTACTTAACAAAAGTGTCGATTGTGTTTGTTACGCAGTTAAATTAGATCGAATCCAATTTATGAggatgtttgtttattttacagtttgtGTTTTAAACTTTGTGATGTACTTTTTCAAGGTTTTGGGATCATGATGACGGGCTATTGGCCGAATTCATGGaagaaaccattattattattaaaaaatttagttgtaGTAATGAGTTTCTTAGAACATTAGATTCTAGAAAAATTTCAGTACGTCTTTTGACGattttttataaccaaaataaCTGTCGATAATTTAAAGGAATGCTTGATTAAGTTcatgaaaactaattattgctttaaattcATTGCCAGTTCGTGACACTCAGTGTGCAACTCTATATGCACCTCACGACCACGCTATAGAGTATCTGATTCCCTTACTCAAGTCACTCCTAATCTCTTGACTGCATTATAATTTACACGTGATCTATTGTCACCCGTTGAGGGTTTAGTTAAGATATTCAGAGCTCAAACTCCGTTCTCAGCAAACATGCGGGATTTATTTGTATAAGTTGCTGTTACTTGTGTACGATGAAAGTTCACTATTACAAAGTTATGTTACAGTTGTGTTCCTGCCGGTTACCGACGATAGCGACAAGTTCTTCTGTAAAACTTGCGGCAAAGTTTACCGCCACCGGACTTCTCTCGCCAAGCACGTACGGTTCGCTTGCGGCAAGGAGGCTCAGTTCAGGTGTTCACACTGCAGTTACAAGGCTAAGTACAAGAGTGCGCTCAAGTCTCACGTCATCCTCAAGCACGGGGAGCCTGGAAACTTGAACTGAAGCACGATATCATCAGGGCTGTCATATGTGACTCAGATGTTACCAAGCTAAACAgtatatttgttatgtttcttTCAGAACAGATGAATGACGtacataataatatgtaattaatattttaataataagtaccTGATGTTAagaagatagttttatttataatgtaaattactaTTAGCAAACTGTTAGTCAATGCCatgttaacatattaaatagcagtGAACagatatttaagattaaaatgtattatattgacTTTAGAGAGTGTGTGTAACATCCGACAACTGTGTACGTCTTATAtgaattatgttgaaaaatatacttgaattttctttaatttgtacTCTACTTAGTTTACTTATTTGTGAAAAACATGTAACCATATAACCACTTCTTAGATCTTTGCAAGCTTTTGGTTGAGGGGTAATCgcgtttactttatttttttaacttgatgtattctaacaatattataaagcATTCGCAgccattaaattttcattttgcaATTTCACTTTTAGGAATGTatattaaatgtaacttaaaagaTTTGTATCGCAATTTACAGATGTGATGTACCGAGTATGGTATGTGCTCTGTTCTTCAGGCCGAGAATTactaaacataactaaaataagaaaattattcagAAAGGTTAACAGATTAAGAAATACGTTGTTGACCACTTTAGAACCGAGTCGCAATTACACATTTACTCAAAGGTAATCGTTTAATAGTGTCTCTTGCTCTTTTACCTTctctaataattgtaatattacatttcatgTTTTGCCAATTAAACCAAGGACATATTGTTTctcattgttatatttaaagtagCGAATGTCACTTGTATTATTATTGACACTCTTTAAAACTactcaataataaactttacacAAAGAGCCATTTATTAGAAAATCACCTCTTAGTTTTCAATTTCTCAAAGTTTTttcaacagtaaaatatttgaaacagtgACAGTATAGGAAAACGAATTGCAGATAAGTTATCAACTCCGGATTAGTAGATGTGAGAAACACATCAACGAGCCCGGTACATTCACATCTCGTCGCTAGGTTGTGACTTTTGTGTAGTTAGTACAGTtacctttaataaaataagtattgtaacttttttatgatttctttttttataaattacattaagtatttttctaaatttcttaagtaattaatttatcttattatGGATCAATATctctttattgtttattgttacgTTAGAAGTAGTACGCAGAAACTCCAAATGTAGCACATTGTTGACGAAAGGTGTACTGAAAGTCTAATAATGTAACTTTTTCGAAAATAATATTGGTGACTGAGGACAGACCAAATGACTTAAACaagacacaaaaattatttaacaatataatatttttacaaaacaccaTCTAAGTGGGATTCTGGTTGTAAATAGttgatattgtatatttgtataccAAGTATTTGGGATAGCCCACTACTCGTACTATTGCGTGCGAGAgagtattgtatatttgtataccAAGTATTTGGGATAGCCCACTACTCGTACTATTGCGTGCGAGAgagtattgtatatttgtataccAAGTATTTGGGATAGCCCACTACTCGTACTATTGCGTGCGGTTACGTTTGTAAACGGTTAGAGAGTATCATATTCCAGCATGAGAGTAACGCTTTGCCAAGCTTGTGTTTAGTCTCTGCTAGTAATCACACGATGACTGTGCTAGGTGACCGGCTGTTCCCGTGTCGCTGCTGCGGCAAGGTATACAAGCACCGCACTTCACTCTGCAAACACCAGCGCTACGAGTGCGGCAAGTTGCCGCAGTTCGCTTGTCCCCACTGTCCTTACCGAGCGAAGCAGAAAGGGACGATGAAGTCCCATGTGCTTATTAAGCACGCTAAGGATTTCCTCGTGTAACACTATTAACAGAGAGATTGACATTCTTGTTGACGGAGGTACGAGTTGTGTGAAGTAGACCCGTGTGGTTGTGGTTGTGTTGTCGCATGTCTGAActtttgttcttttatttgtCTTCATTACAAGCAATTAATGCTGTGTTTTCTcaactcttgaaaataaaataaacagcacTTTCTTCATATTTCATGTGCTTCATTTTCTATTTTTCCTGCGCATACAATCTACACACactttatcataatttataagtaataaaatttaatagtaataaactaaaaaccttttattttatatatatatatttttttttcaaaagctaggttataattttaattttattacgatGAGATAAGTGTgtatttgtaattggttttgttCAACTATGTTTGCAATATATATTGCAAGTTTACATGGTTTATACCTAAGCTATAAACGTATTGAATAcgtatgaaataataaaagcagatgtagaaaataatagttacatataGTTCAGTATacgaaatatacattttgtaagtaattcgagtttaaaattactaaacaaatgtaattaGAAAAGGTATACTGCCAGTAATTGCCAAAATCTAAATTGGGCATTTTATTTGTCACACAGAGAAtgttctaaatgtaaataacaactGTTACAATAAGGTTTATGAGGTTTAACAATGAAAATGCCACTTCATAACGTCAATCAACAGAAACAAAATCCGAACGCTGTCGATTAAACAGTTCTGAATAAAATGACCAGCGAGAGCAAAATTACGATTCAGTGAAGATGATAATTTTGAATGCTCCAGCCGATATTTATTAATCTGTCTTGTTCGTAGataattaaacattgtttgtCAAAGATCTGAACCTTGCCTTCTTAAAACAGAGAAGCCGTTGTCTGATTGCGTAAATGTGTTAGGCTATTCTTATAATCTTAACAAGAAAGATATCAAAGTATTTGTATCCTTTCGACTCTTTCTCTTATTTTTTcgatttttcataaatataatataacagtttaaaaacgtTCGCCATCGATAACTAGTTGAAATATTGGTAATACAATTTAACTTTCATTTACGTCTCAATACTGCTGAGACTCacgaataataaaaacaacaaatataaattttgattgatATCATGTCAGTTATAatagtaagtatttttttatatttatatttgtaatgttccAAATTGACCTTGAATTTATGGTGTGTCTCCAACCTATGAAAGTTATCAATAAACAGATGTGACTCACGAATTTTACCGCTGTACAGGAACCTTTGTGGCAGACGAAGACGGCAAGACGGTGCACTCGTGTAACGGATGCGGCAAGATTTACACACACAAACGCTCCCTTCAGCTTCACTCTCGCTACGAGTGCGGCAAAACACCACAGTTCGCTTGTCCTTTCTGTCCCCACCGTGCCAAGCGAAAGGGCAACCTGAAAACGCATGTTTTTAGAAAACACCCCAAAGAAATAAAGTCCTGGAGCGTGCCTATGTAATAGGTATTATTCATtccaagttttgttttttaataaacaaagtttcaTTATTATGACAAACGTAGccgttttattgtattttaatgttaagaCGTTTCctgttacaaataataatagatGGTAGTATACGCAGTGAAAggtcaaataataattataatagcgtgtaattataaatgtacatagtTTAATGTGTAAATTTGCACAATGCGGTCTAAAATCAGTAAAATCGTAAGCAATTCTGAACGAAGTTTATTAATCGTGTGCCAGTTCGGATAGCCCATTGTCATGCTAGTTGACACACGTTGTACTATTTTCGGGTAAAGAAAATAGAAGGAGAAAGAGAAGGAAAGCGTGAACAAAACAACCAGTAACGTGGCCTGCAAGGTACGTTTTGTGGAAATGTATGTAACAAAGCCGCACGGTTCTTGTGTATAGGTGCTTCTTGAACTCATAACCTGCAAACGATATACTAATATTGTCAAAAAGctgctattaaattaaaaaatgttgtgtttcaAATAGGTTTTGTATTGTGATGTCCTGAAAATTGGTCTACATACATTGATCGATATGCAGAAGTTTCGTTTTAACTAAATTCAACGGTAGGTGTTTTTCATGTAACGCAGTCTGTTTGCTTGCTAATATACTGAGGTTGTCGTATTTGTAGGCATACCGGTAAAGCTGACGAAGGACGGCAAACAGACGTTTTCCTGCGACAAATGCGGCAAAATCTACAGGCACAGACGCTCCTTGTGGCTTCACGACAAATACGAGTGCGGCAAACCGCCCCAGTTCATATGTCCCTACTGTCCCTACCTCGCCAAGAGGAAAAGCCACATGAAGACGCACTTGGCCTTGAAGCACTCTGAAGTAAGCGACTCGTGGAATGTATCCTTGTAATGTGACTagtatttatgtttgaaataaatagtcTTGTGTGTAACTTACCAGAACTTTATTTCTTTCCTCAATCACTACCATAATACTCTTGTGAGTAACTGTGTTGAATTAAATCCATTCTTGAGAAAGAAAAAAGAATGCATTACATACAAAATGTCAttacaatttagtaaatttattttaatagtacacTATCTGTGTTTTCTAAGCGGtatttgagatatatatttttttcggtCATCCTCGTATcgtatgaacatttttattttttatttggttctcTAACTACTAATAGATACTGATAAAGAGATAGAGGACGCTTACATTATAATATCACATACTCATATGATATGGTACTACTGATATGGCACATATTTGTACCACATTACATCTTACGTACTGTGTGTACCATTTGTAACATGGTACAAGTTGAAAAAGTGGTAATTATTGTCTTCTCGTTTATGTTACAAGTTAGTTTTTATCATTCTTAacgattaaaattaaaagatgttttagaattTCAATCATGTTTTTTATTCTAACGCAGTCtattaagatttaaatagttttctgttATTAGATGGTTATCAAAAGTGTATTAAACGTTCTAgcattatagaataaaaataataatttgtattctaAAACTTTATTCTGTGCAGGTCACGAAAGTAGATTGAACGCGGATAGAGAATCAAAGTTTTCCTGCAAGGATTGCGGCAAGACCTACACTCACAAGCGCTCTCTGTGGCTCCACGGCAAATACGAGTGCGGCAAACCGCCCCAGTTCCTCTGTCCCTTCTGTCCGTACAAAGCCAAGCTTAAGGGGAATCTCAAAACCCACGTTTTAATAAAACATCCAGCAGCTGCTAATGCTTGGGACCCTTAACACTTATTATATTACTGAGGAAATGAAATAACTATAGCTAAGTTTTACTGCTATATTTTTGTGTTGaaatttatgtaacaataattattattaccaaaCGTGTATTCTGGCAGTCCAATTCggaatttcagaaaatatatatttcgtgTAGACGTGGTATCTACACCACCTAAGTACCATATCCTCTCCAACATCTACCGGCCCGCCCAcctacctttaaaataaaattctcttcgaatttttattttgtttcatttgttcTACTCTATTCTCAAGTATTTCTAACAGTTTTAGAAACC from Homalodisca vitripennis isolate AUS2020 chromosome 2, UT_GWSS_2.1, whole genome shotgun sequence encodes the following:
- the LOC124353422 gene encoding longitudinals lacking protein, isoforms A/B/D/L-like; this translates as MKTHLALKHSENKNNNLYSKTLFCAGHESRLNADRESKFSCKDCGKTYTHKRSLWLHGKYECGKPPQFLCPFCPYKAKLKGNLKTHVLIKHPAAANAWDP